One segment of Trachemys scripta elegans isolate TJP31775 chromosome 1, CAS_Tse_1.0, whole genome shotgun sequence DNA contains the following:
- the PRRT4 gene encoding proline-rich transmembrane protein 4, translating to MWALLVLLCLMPPGSSAPGALAEVRQTPPPAGARARAQGALPKAPLTVSELPAQGADPLLSLNLGLNFKIKVRSQGSFRPAGPSAEPALADLPPADTPDPISSANFLPPGEALSGSSSTPGSGWLVTGSADEPSPDASHRPGSWGETAADWDGSPVPRFRSSPGGRPPSTTPFESEFLEPVPTAQLASFRPVLGSQPDVMLQAARQPTPASAPRGRSQGLEFQINIDLTAGLDQEVGAPPTHVLPARGGKGPGTRWKYPLLPSLKAGISEIASKLGTSSFFGPTLPPDWHQERRGQQERNSTGGVWDQPQDTSPSPPRATEPGPAPGRHGPSPGSEGALAAWPRCTPEKPEECGSPSPELEAPPVPRLLPSPPLFVTLHADWNTAMADWGLAWEAHVYGAGSLFSLLALLSLLSLACLPFRCPAGCTFLAALDLLLVLAGAARAFLLFYDAYGQQERLPAVASLLLHDLPFPCLSSALAVAFLLLSTRSRVKLSRARFRHPGCLAALVLLHFFVAVGAILAADLLRQFPFLLLVSRGTFALLAALLSLAFLAFYCLGRADATQIYNLQSSTPPTEHLSRCPFADAGDWSRAARTTLLAACFALLSAALQAYTILHALGYGLPPGFFGPWPWWSLQLGCRLCEVGTGLPLALVGLYPVFCSHEPPCVHCWGALFRGPVKAPILPNNFQWAVAQHEKLVMCDTIARSDSEFLPLYALARSRLSADGAAGYCGAHSPGAARASETRLKGGYGSKTSSVISMAMDGDPTADFRPPSPINLRRSIDEALFSEALIPASLFQPAGALARSSTLALSHQSPGLQACEGLGETPASRGLYRTSSCGELEAALPQGGDGEASPEAGAPDTPLCSPGRWRESSRCSSSPYGLSLDGSSLVLCPSPEQTTHASSFAYEPKLPRGPGESSPRRSPPPPGGPYLPLAQPSQESLDSLVPQPLAGEAAVLQEEFMDVCRQIDALSVSSDTIDL from the exons ATGTGGGCCCTGCTGGTTCTCCTGTGCCTGATGCCACCGGGCTCCTCGGCCCCTGGGGCCCTGGCGGAGGTGCGTCAGACCCCGCCGCCTGCcggagccagggccagggcccagGGAGCTCTGCCGAAGGCCCCTCTGACGGTGTCGGAGCTGCCGGCCCAGGGCGCCGACCCACTGCTCTCCCTCAACCTGGGCCTGAACTTCAAGATCAAGGTGAGGAGTCAGGGCAGCTTCCGGCCGGCAGGTCCCAGCGCCGAGCCGGCCCTCGCAGACCTGCCCCCGGCCGACACGCCGGACCCCATCTCCTCCGCCAATTTCCTGCCGCCCGGCGAGGCCCTGTCCGGCTCCTCCTCCACGCCCGGCTCGGGGTGGCTAGTGACCGGCTCTGCAGACGAACCGTCGCCGGACGCTTCCCACCGCCCCGGGAGCTGGGGCGAGACCGCCGCAGACTGGGACGGCTCCCCGGTTCCCCGGTTCCGCAGCAGCCCCGGGGGCCGCCCGCCGAGCACCACCCCCTTCGAGTCGGAGTTCCTGGAGCCGGTGCCCACAGCCCAGCTCGCCTCGTTCCGGCCCGTGCTGGGTTCCCAGCCCGACGTGATGCTGCAAGCTGCCAGGCAGCCCACCCCCGCCAGCGCCCCCCGGGGGCGCAGCCAGGGCCTGGAGTTCCAGATCAACATCGACCTGACGGCTGGGCTGGACCAGGAGGTGGGCGCGCCACCCACCCACGTCCTGCCTGCCAGGGGGGGCAAGGGCCCGGGCACCAGGTGGAAGTACCCGCTGCTCCCCAGCCTGAAGGCAGGGATCTCGGAGATCGCCAGCAAGCTGGGCACCTCCA GTTTCTTTGGCCCTACGCTGCCCCCAGACTGGCACCAGGAGAGGAGGGGGCAACAGGAGAGGAACAGCACAGGTGGCGTCTGGGACCAGCCCCAAGacaccagcccctccccacctcgTGCCACGGAGCCCG GCCCGGCCCCTGGCCGGCACGGCCCCTCTCCGGGCAGCGAGGGGGCGCTGGCCGCCTGGCCCAGGTGCACGCCGGAGAAGCCAGAGGAGTgcggctcccccagccctgagctcgaGGCCCCGCCAGTGCCACGCCTGCTGCCCTCCCCGCCCCTCTTCGTCACGCTGCACGCCGACTGGAACACGGCCATGGCTGACTGGGGCCTGGCCTGGGAAGCCCACGTCTACGGGGCCGGCTCCCTCTTCAgcctgctggccctgctctccctgctgAGCCTGGCCTGCCTCCCCTTCCGCTGCCCGGCTGGCTGCACGTTTCTGGCCGCTCTCGacctgctgctggtgctggcCGGCGCCGCCCGGGCCTTCCTGCTCTTCTACGACGCCTATGGGCAGCAGGAGCGGCTGCCGGCCGTCGCCTCGCTGCTGCTGCACgatctgcccttcccctgcctctcctccGCGCTGGCCGTCGCCTTCCTACTGCTCTCCACCCGCTCCCGTGTCAAGCTCTCGCGCGCCCGCTTCCGGCACCCCGGCTGCCTGGCCGCCCTGGTGCTGCTGCACTTCTTCGTGGCCGTGGGCGCCATCCTGGCCGCGGACCTGCTGCGCCAGTTCCCCTTCCTGCTGCTGGTCTCGCGGGGGACCTTCGCCCTGCTGGCCGCCCTCCTCTCCCTCGCCTTCCTCGCCTTTTATTGTCTGGGGCGGGCGGACGCCACGCAGATCTACAACCTCCAGAGCTCCACGCCGCCCACCGAGCACCTCAGCCGCTGCCCCTTCGCCGACGCTGGCGACTGGAGCCGGGCCGCGCGCACCACCCTGCTGGCCGCCTGCTTCGCCCTGCTGAGCGCTGCCCTGCAGGCCTACACCATCCTGCACGCCCTGGGCTACGGCCTGCCGCCGGGCTTCTtcgggccctggccctggtggTCACTGCAGCTGGGCTGCCGGCTCTGCGAGGTGGGCACCGGGCTGCCCCTGGCCCTGGTGGGCCTGTACCCCGTGTTCTGCTCCCACGAGCCCCCCTGTGTGCACTGCTGGGGCGCGCTCTTCCGCGGCCCCGTGAAGGCCCCCATCCTGCCCAACAACTTCCAGTGGGCCGTGGCGCAGCACGAGAAGCTCGTGATGTGTGACACCATCGCCCGCAGCGACTCCGAGTTCCTGCCGCTCTACGCCCTAGCCAGGAGCCGCCTGAGTGCGGACGGGGCCGCGGGCTACTGCGGCGCCCACAGTCCGGGGGCTGCCAGGGCCTCGGAGACACGCCTCAAGGGCGGCTACGGCTCGAAGACCTCCTCCGTCATCAGTATGGCCATGGACGGCGACCCCACCGCTGACTTCCGGCCCCCGTCGCCCATCAACCTGCGGCGCAGCATCGACGAGGCCCTCTTCAGCGAGGCCCTCATCCCCGCCAGCCTCTTCCAGCCCGCCGGCGCCCTAGCCAGGTCCAGCACCCTGGCACTCAGCCACCAGAGCCCCGGCCTGCAGGCGTGCGAGGGGCTCGGGGAGACGCCGGCCAGCCGCGGCCTGTACCGGACTTCCTCCTGTGGGGAGTTGGAGgcggccctgccccagggaggggatggggaggcgTCCCCGGAGGCCGGTGCACCTGAcacccccctctgctccccgggcaggtggagggaaAGCAGCCGCTGCTCCAGCTCCCCCTACGGACTCTCCCTGGACGGCTCCTCCCTGgtcctgtgtcccagcccggagcaaaCCACCCACGCGTCTTCCTTTGCGTACGAGCCGAAGCTGCCCCGGGGCCCGGGCGAGAGCAGCCCTCGCCGGTCCCCCCCGCCACCCGGGGGGCCATAcctgcccctggcccagccctcccAGGAGTCCTTGGACTCTCTGGTCCCGCAGCCACTGGCGGGCGAGGCGGCTGTGCTGCAGGAGGAGTTCATGGACGTGTGCCGGCAGATCGACGCGCTCAGCGTCAGCAGCGACACCATCGACCTGTAG
- the LOC117873713 gene encoding adenylate kinase 8-like, whose protein sequence is MSQAAAGQPWNPGPGLESRRGVAQSSRGEMDVAAKPHIPPAMALYAEKHGVFQLMQSMVEALLIHQPEDPISFMIDHLKQDSDHVPRVFVLGPPAAGKTTIAMWLCKHLNASYLSQQKLLANKTLVLAKEAQSYQQRQEQIPDELWVDLLQDRLSDVDCIREGWVLDGFPQTRKQALLLQTSGIVPRHVVALYAPDTVLVERNLGKRLDPVSTEVYHTTFDWPTDPTVEQRLVQPDGCSEQATAKRLLEYHRNIQGIFQSYQGNLRTVNADQPCADVFSQVLTFVESQPRSAAPFTPRVLLCGPPGSGKSLQAALLVQKYGLVNVGCGQLLKEAVAEKSKIGELIKPYFESGCPVADNLVLKVLRERLGKLDCASFGWVLHGFPRDADQAELLRNTGFVPNRVFFLTLPLEAILERVSQRATDPVTGERYHHLYKPAPSLELRRRLRQNPQDAAEKLELRVDLYSRHVADLEEFYEDAVYVNADQDPYTVFESIESCVTRPLPLRTV, encoded by the coding sequence ATGTCACAGGCGGCTGCTGGGCAACCCTGGAACCCGGGGCCGGGTTTGGAATCCCGCCGAGGAGTCGCCCAGAGCAGCCGGGGAGAGATGGACGTCGCTGCCAAGCCCCACATCCCCCCTGCCATGGCTCTGTATGCCGAGAAGCACGGTGTCTTCCAGCTGATGCAAAGCATGGTGGAGGCCCTGCTCATCCACCAGCCCGAGGACCCCATCTCCTTCATGATAGACCACCTGAAGCAGGACAGCGACCACGTGCCCAGGGTGTTCGTGCTGGGTCCGCCGGCCGCCGGGAAAACCACCATTGCCATGTGGCTCTGCAAGCACCTCAATGCCTCCTACCTCAGCCAGCAGAAGCTGCTGGCCAACAAGACGCTGGTGCTGGCCAAGGAGGCGCAGAGCTACCAGCAGCGGCAGGAGCAGATCCCCGATGAGCTCTGGGTCGACCTGCTCCAGGACCGCCTCTCAGACGTGGACTGCATCAGGGAGGGCTGGGTCCTGGACGGCTTCCCCCAGACCCGCAAGCAGGCCTTGCTGCTGCAGACCTCCGGCATCGTGCCGCGGCACGTGGTGGCGCTTTATGCGCCAGACACCGTGCTGGTGGAGAGGAACCTAGGCAAACGCCTAGACCCAGTCAGCACGGAGGTGTACCATACCACCTTTGACTGGCCGACCGACCCCACGGTGGAGCAGCGCCTGGTGCAGCCCGACGGCTGCTCGGAGCAGGCCACAGCCAAGCGGTTGCTGGAGTATCACCGCAACATCCAGGGCATCTTCCAGTCCTACCAGGGGAACCTCCGGACCGTCAACGCCGACCAGCCCTGCGCCGACGTCTTCTCCCAGGTGCTGACGTTCGTGGAGAGCCAGCCCCGCTCGGCCGCCCCCTTCACCCCCCGGGTCCTGCTCTGCGGGCCCCCTGGCAGCGGGAAGAGCCTGCAGGCTGCCCTGCTGGTCCAGAAATACGGCCTGGTCAACGTGGGCTGCGGGCAGCTGCTGAAGGAGGCCGTGGCGGAGAAGTCGAAGATCGGGGAGCTCATCAAGCCGTATTTCGAGAGCGGCTGCCCGGTGGCGGATAACCTGGTGCTGAAGGTGCTGCGGGAGCGGTTGGGCAAGCTGGACTGCGCGTCCTTCGGCTGGGTGCTGCACGGCTTCCCGCGCGACGCAGACCAGGCCGAGCTGCTGAGGAACACCGGCTTCGTCCCCAACCGGGTCTTCTTTCTCACCCTGCCGCTGGAGGCCATCCTGGAGCGGGTCTCTCAGCGGGCCACGGACCCCGTCACGGGCGAGCGCTACCACCACCTGTACAAGCCGGCCCCGAGCCTGGAGCTGCGCCGGCGCCTGCGGCAGAACCCCCAGGACGCGGCGGAGAAGCTGGAGCTGCGGGTGGATCTGTACAGCCGGCACGTGGCGGACTTGGAGGAGTTCTACGAGGATGCCGTCTACGTCAACGCCGACCAAGACCCCTACACTGTCTTCGAGTCCATAGAGAGCTGCGTCACTCGGCCCCTGCCCCTCCGCACCGTCTAG